One window of the Podospora pseudocomata strain CBS 415.72m chromosome 7, whole genome shotgun sequence genome contains the following:
- a CDS encoding hypothetical protein (EggNog:ENOG503P25I; COG:I) → MSTTTRPTQKPPTSALTPKKLYLVLYNSASAVAWLTVLGRVVVTLNYKGDPFFVPLVVDNFARVTQTFAVMEILHALTGVVPAPVFTTLMQVASRLFLMYAITLPFPQLNASYWYSSMLCAWATTEVIRYTYFVFKQFDRIPASLHWLRYSAFLILYPIGISSEVAMTLRALWGPASSEAFAWSSWYPYALGAVLLSYIPGSVVLYGHMLKQRRKYLGAGAKGEEVKNQKKRQ, encoded by the exons ATGAgtacaacaacaagacccaCGCAAAAACCGCCCACCTCGGCCCTCACGCCGAAAAAGCTATACCTTGTATTATACAACTCCGCCTCGGCGGTGGCCTGGCTGACGGTGCTCGGGAGGGTGGTCGTGACGTTGAACTACAAGGGGGATCCGTTTTTCGTTccgttggtggtggacaatTTCGCGAGGGTGACGCAGACGTTTGCTGTGATGGAGATTTTGCATGCTTTGACTG GCGTCGTCCCCGCCCCCGTCTTCACAACCCTCATGCAAGTCGCCtcccgcctcttcctcatgTATGCCATCAcgctccccttcccccagcTCAACGCTTCCTACTGGTACTCCTCCATGCTCTGCGCCTGGGCCACCACCGAGGTTATTCGATACACCTACTTCGTCTTCAAGCAATTCGACCGCATCCCGGCTTCTCTTCACTGGCTGAGGTATTCTGCCTTTTTGATCCTCTACCCCATTGGGATCAGCTCCGAGGTTGCCATGACGCTCAGGGCTCTTTGGGGTCCTGCGAGCAGTGAGGCGTTTGCTTGGAGCAGCTGGTACCCTTATGCGCTGGGGGCGGTGTTGTTAAGTTATATCCCGGGGAGTGTGGTGCTTTATGGGCATATGTtgaagcagaggaggaagtatcttggtgctggggcgaagggggaggaggttaagaaccagaagaagagacagTAA
- a CDS encoding hypothetical protein (COG:S; EggNog:ENOG503NXU1) has translation MPPPTHPQMKKTLLLCFIHGFKGNDHTFGPNQAFPTHLLSLLRPLLPKLNLEFLIYPTYETRGDLTDCVNRFRDWLLNKVIDLEVSLGTPSPTVEPGVRVILIGHSMGGIVAAETAISIASEQAINGSIPNNGNSPDQGNMKAPLNSLMFPYIQAVLAFDTPYLGISPGVVAHGAETHYSKAAEVMGQLSGLASIWGGASSNAAKENHHQQRQAPQKAIEAPPSTQKQQQQQQQQQQQPDQKPQTGGGGWGKWGTLALAAGAVGAITATGAAAYLKRDQITQGLTWATSHLEFVGCLARKEELRKRVAYMMRLDKELNVGFGNLYTRLGKSAGALEKVSMVGTVLGDERTFCVVPQRDQAGDWRPAINDKARDETWAHMSMFEPKENPGYDKLSADARDMIASWVNQEWYESSTETIHA, from the exons ATGCCACCGCCTACCCATCCCCAAATGAAGAAGACACTCCTCCTCTGTTTCATCCACGGCTTCAAGGGTAACGACCACACCTTCGGCCCCAACCAAgccttcccaacccacctcctctccctcctccggcccctcctccccaaactcaacctcGAATTCCTCATCTACCCCACCTACGAAACCCGCGGCGACCTAACCGATTGCGTCAACCGCTTCCGCGACTGGCTCCTCAACAAGGTAATCGACCTCGAAGTCTCCCTgggcaccccctcccccaccgtcgAGCCCGGCGTCCGCGTCATCCTGATCGGCCACTCCATGGGCGGCATCGTCGCCGCCGAAACAGCCATCTCCATCGCCTCCGAACAAGCAATCAACGGCTCCATCCCCAACAACGGCAACTCCCCCGACCAAGGCAACATGAAAGcccccctcaactccctcatGTTCCCCTACATCCAGGCCGTCCTCGCCTTCGACACCCCTTATCTCGGCATCTCCCCCGGCGTCGTCGCCCACGGGGCAGAAACGCACTACTCCAAAGCAGCAGAAGTCATGGGTCAACTAAGCGGCCTGGCATCGATATGGGGCGGTGCTTCTTCCAACGCAGCCAaagaaaaccaccaccaacaacgacaagCTCCTCAAAAAGCCATCGAAGCCCCACCATCCACccagaaacaacaacaacaacaacaacaacaacagcaacaaccagaCCAAAAACCACAAAccggaggaggcggctggGGAAAATGGGGAACCCTCGCCCTGGCAGCCGGAGCAGTAGGTGCAATAACTGCAACAGGAGCGGCAGCCTACCTCAAGCGCGATCAGATAACCCAAGGCCTCACCTGGGCCACCTCTCATCTCGAATTCGTCGGCTGCCTCGCCCGAAAAGAAGAACTTCGGAAGCGGGTGGCGTACATGATGCGCCTCGACAAGGAGCTGAACGTCGGTTTCGGGAATCTCTACACCCGGCTGGGGAAAAGTGCCGGGGCTCTCGAAAAGGTCAGCATGGTCGGCACGGTGCTGGGAGACGAGAGGACGTTTTGCGTGGTGCCGCAGAGGGATCAGGCCGGGGATTGGCGACCAGCAATTAACGACAAGGCGAGGGATGAGACGTGGGCGCACATGT CAATGTTCGAACCAAAAGAGAATCCAGGATACGACAAACTCTCCGCTGATGCGAGAGATATGATCGCAAGCTGGGTAAACCAGGAATGGTATGAGAGCTCGACAGAGACGATACACGCATGA
- the PAP1 gene encoding polynucleotide adenylyltransferase (EggNog:ENOG503NUH2; COG:A; BUSCO:EOG09260VYK), producing the protein MTERVYGVTPPISTALPTEAEKRMHQALHEELRAQGTFESRAETEARKKVIAQLEKITTAFVKKATAETQNSFMVREAIGRVFTYGSYRLGVYGPGSDIDTLVVAPKHVTTEQYFRLFPPLLVEMAPPGAITDLTPVPDAFVPIIKFEFSGISIDLIFCSIKGLTQIPEDKSWNLTDNTLLRGLSENEVRSLNGTRVTDEILNLVPEPATFKLALRAIKLWAQRKAIYANIMGFPGGVAWAMLVARVCQLYPKTTSAVVVNKFFHIMLKWPWPLPVLLKDIEYNISVTRAPVWNPKLYSSDRNHRMPIITPAYPAMCATHNINRSSKVVIMQELEKGVQVTEEIMTGRAPWKALFTKHTFFTSDFRYYLTVISSSRTKDAQNVWSGFIESRVRVLVNKIENHAAIVLARPFNKGYDRQHRCQNYEQLGDVVNSGSLAYLYKPTPEEEEKAKGEAKTEVKAELINANLKPESVLQDGPVVKPEPGTETAAPPPVTAADGAAIKPEPGAESAMPPPAPPPVADGVKKEEVTKNGDGVEQKDGNDGEVKLADIPEKKQELEVFTTNYYIGLQLGKTPASLDLSREVQEWMSMCRSSDLYKEGVNFLAVTHIKNTMLPDDVFEPGEVRPRPPKKKLKRQAPDDSSAQQPTKKSKPVGPALTPAAS; encoded by the exons ATGACTGAACGCGTCTACGGCGTCACGCCGCCCATCTCGACGGCTCTCCCCACCGAGGCAGAGAAGCGAATGCACCAGGCGCTCCATGAGGAGCTGCGTGCCCAGGGCACTTTCGAGAGTCGCGCCGAGACAGaagcgaggaagaaggttATTGCTCAGCTTGAGAAAATCACAACTGCGTTTGTCAAGAAGGCTACGGCCGAGACCCAAAACTCGTTCATGGTGCGCGAAGCAATTGGGAGGGTGTTTACTTATGGCAGTTACCGTCTTGGTGTCTATGGTCCGGGTTCCGATATCGATACCCTGGTGGTGGCCCCCAAGCATGTCACGACCGAGCAGTACTTCCGTCtctttcctcccctcctcgtcgagaTGGCTCCCCCCGGCGCCATCACTGATCTCACTCCAGTCCCCGACGCCTTTGTGCCCATCATCAAGTTTGAGTTTTCCGGTATCAGCATCGATCTGATCTTTTGCTCCATCAAAGGTCTCACCCAGATCCCCGAGGACAAGAGTTGGAACTTGACCGACAACACTCTGCTGCGCGGACTGAGTGAAAATGAGGTGCGTTCGCTCAACGGAACAAGAGTCACAGATGAgatcctcaacctcgtccccGAACCTGCTACCTTTAAACTAGCTCTCCGGGCCATCAAGCTGTGGGCGCAGCGCAAAGCCATCTATGCGAACATTATGGGTTTCCCCGGAGGTGTTGCCTGGGCCATGCTGGTTGCCAGAGTGTGCCAGCTGTATCCCAAAACAACAAGTGCGGTTGTGGTGAACAAGTTCTTTCATATCATGTTGAAGTGGCCCTGGCCGCTGCCTGTCTTGCTCAAGGATATCGAGTACAACATTTCTGTTACACGGGCCCCTGTTTGGAATCCCAAG CTATACTCCAGCGACAGAAACCACAGGatgcccatcatcaccccagcATACCCAGCCATGTGCGCAAcccacaacatcaacagaTCCTCCAAGGTGGTGATCATGCAAGAGTTGGAGAAAGGAGTCCAGGTAACTGAGGAAATCATGACAGGCAGAGCACCGTGGAAGGCGCTATTCACCAAACACACCTTCTTCACGTCTGACTTTCGGTATTACCTTACAGTCATTTCGTCTAGCAGGACCAAGGATGCCCAGAACGTGTGGTCAGGTTTCATTGAGTCGAGGGTGCGTGTTCTTGTGAACAAGATTGAGAATCATGCCGCCATAGTACTGGCGCGCCCATTCAACAAGGGGTACGACCGTCAGCACCGTTGCCAAAATTATGAGCAGCTTGGAGATGTGGTCAACAGCGGAAGCTTGGCATACCTGTACAAGCCCAcgcccgaggaggaggagaaggccaagggtGAAGCCAAGACAGAAGTCAAGGCAGAGTTGATCAATGCGAATCTGAAGCCAGAGAGTGTGTTGCAAGATGGCCCAGTCGTTAAGCCCGAGCCTGGTACCGAGACTGCAGCACCCCCGCCCGTTACCGCAGCAGATGGAGCTGCCATCAAGCCAGAACCGGGCGCAGAGTCAGCCATGCCACCCCCggcgccaccaccagtcGCCGATGGGGTCAAGAAGGAAGAAGTCACAAAGAATGGAGATGGAGTCGAACAGAAAGACGGCAACGACGGCGAAGTCAAGCTTGCCGATATCCCGGAGAAGAAACAGGAACTGGAAGTGTTTACCACTAACTACTACATTGGGCTACAGCTGGGCAAGACGCCCGCGTCACTCGATCTTTCTCGCGAGGTCCAGGAGTGGATGAGCATGTGTCGCAGCAGCGACCTCTACAAGGAAGGCGTCAACTTTCTCGCCGTCACCCACATCAAGAACACGATGCTTCCCGACGACGTATTCGAACCTGGCGAGGTGAGGCCGCGTCccccgaagaagaagctcaagagaCAAGCGCCGGATGATTCTTCGGCGCAGCAACCGACAAAGAAATCCAAGCCAGTCGGGCCAGCTCTGACCCCGGCCGCGAGCTAG
- a CDS encoding hypothetical protein (EggNog:ENOG503Q3UK; COG:G; MEROPS:MER0034728) has protein sequence MVRFLGAVVALAGLAAGESLKKLNTGLTILTNNDLQGPESRFADSTVIVTESRVANNEFEKICSGLGEQPWSGGKKKGEKGLLQPLFDYLRYEKRASSSSRFWISGRKTIDVDSDISSAKSRDELAGLCTNKAPFSNETFQDTSSKWQVSVDVNNQTLTGFRDRLSFRFLGVRYAPQPQRFTYPTLFQGSGEAASALEYGSQCAQGGNTGTEDCLFLNIWTPHLPNPNSAPSKKQLRPVAFWIHGGAFTGGTANDPTFDGGNMASRGDIVVVAINYRLHTLGFLALNDGKTNGNYGLADQITALDWVRKNIQSLGGDPDRITIFGQSAGAASVRALIASPKALDKFSGAILLSNLGGLNYGTTYSKYYTIPEQVSVIANTILNATNCTNAPSQVDCLRAVPASTLTSLTSARYLVVDGTYLTTSELSLSLPSPKRRRPLNILMGITHDDGAPFISFPSSTTTNATEYLLSQGFSPSQLPPLAHPNTGNATLDLFNLTTRLATNAIFRCVDQATAFAAVQNNLFSSLYYYEFDRTYQMPGWPKLDVCEPPRTEGKPLGDTRKPYLRCHSGELYYVFGTLRRQGMRERDGDGGDRAFEQFVLDSFAQFVKEGNPNLEMGWLRARGEGWKGSLGQRERAGVWEAVSKGRRRGVLRGLDWPVSRDGLFREVEYCERLGLGLGYYL, from the exons ATGGTGCGTTTCTTGGGGGCAGTTGTTGCCCTGGCTGGGTTGGCTGCGGGTGAATCTCTCAAGAAGTTGAATACTGGGTTGACTATCTTGACGAACAATGATCTCCAGG GACCTGAAAGCCGCTTTGCGGACTCGACTGTGATCGTGACCGAGTCTCGTGTGGCTAACAATGAATTTGAAAAGATCTGCTCTGGACTAGGAGAGCAACCATGGTCGgggggcaagaagaagggcgagaAAGGCTTGCTTCAACCGTTGTTTGACTATCTTCGCTATGAGAAGCGGGCGAGCTCATCGTCTAGGTTCTGGATCTCAGGCCGCAAAACCATCGACGTTGACAGTGATATCAGCTCGGCTAAGAGCCGTGATGAACTCGCTGGTCTTTGTACCAACAAAGCACCCTTCTCGAATGAGACATTCCAGGATACGAGCTCGAAATGGCAGGTCTCGGTAGATGTCAACAACCAGACTTTGACAGG CTTTCGAGACCGTCTTTCTTTCCGCTTCCTCGGAGTCCGCTATGCGCCGCAGCCGCAAAGATTCACATACCCGACTCTGTTCCAGGGCTCAGGAGAGGCTGCCTCTGCTTTGGAGTATGGCTCCCAATGTGCCCAGGGAGGCAACACCGGTACCGAAGACTGTTTATTTCTCAACATCTGGAcaccccacctccccaatcccaactCCGCTCCCTCCAAGAAGCAGCTCCGCCCTGTCGCCTTTTGGATCCACGGTGGTGCCTTCACAGGCGGTACAGCCAACGACCCGACCTTTGACGGGGGTAACATGGCCTCCAGAGGTGACATCGTCGTCGTAGCTATCAACTACCGCCTTCACACTCTCGGCTTCCTAGCCCTCAACGACGGCAAAACCAACGGCAACTACGGCCTCGCCGACCAAATCACAGCCCTGGACTGGGTCCGGAAAAATATCCAATCCCTCGGCGGCGACCCAGACCGCATCACCATCTTTGGCCAatccgccggcgccgcctcGGTCAGAGCCCTGATCGCCTCCCCCAAAGCCCTCGACAAATTCTCGggcgccatcctcctcagcaacctcgGCGGTCTAAACTACGGAACAACCTACTCGAAATACTACACCATCCCCGAGCAAGTTTCGGTGATAgccaacaccatcctcaacgCAACAAACTGCACCAACGCCCCCTCTCAGGTCGACTGCCTCCGCGCCGTCCCAGCATCGACACTGACCTCCCTCACGTCAGCGAGATATTTAGTGGTAGACGGGACATACCTCACCACATCAGAACTGTCgctttctcttccttctcccaaaCGCCGCCGCCCGTTAAATATATTAATGGGCATCACCCACGACGACGGCGCCCCGTTTATCAGTTTCCCCTcgtctaccaccaccaatgctACTGAgtacctcctctcccaaggcttctccccctcccagctgCCCCCCTTAGCCCACCCAAACACAGGCAACGCAACACTCGACCTGTTCAACCTGACCACCCGCCTGGCCACAAACGCAATATTCCGCTGCGTAGACCAAGCCACCGCCTTTGCCGCCGTCCaaaacaacctcttctcctctttaTATTATTACGAATTCGACCGGACATATCAAATGCCCGGCTGGCCCAAGCTAGACGTGTGCGAGCCGCCGCGGACGGAAGGGAAACCATTGGGTGATACAAGGAAACCTTACCTAAGGTGTCACTCGGGGGAGTTGTACTACGTGTTTGGGACGTTGAGGAGGCAGgggatgagagagagagatggtgatggaggggataGGGCGTTTGAGCAATTTGTCTTGGACAGTTTTGCGCAGTttgtgaaggaggggaatCCGAATTTGGagatggggtggttgagggctaggggggaagggtggaagGGTAGTTTGgggcagagggagagggcgggggTGTGGGAGGCTGTGAgtaaggggaggagaaggggggtgctgagggggttggattggCCTGTGTCGAGGGATGGGCTGTTTAGGGAGGTGGAGTATTgtgagaggttggggttggggctggggtATTATTTgtga
- a CDS encoding hypothetical protein (EggNog:ENOG503NXHT; COG:S): MAPKKKIMHKDGALWDSPLHVSHFPLHRRVTDEESQARRQMCLHQSSLITLWGHHLVAGKELWNLKHRTHFTDRRTRVVVGENLGRISQAQLFSAHQPQRHLSAKYLNLRLRMEQQRLFAWSEASGLLDLDAKRRDKVLESNTFVLHRQTVLDLLVQVECLFKEFKEHQEKRKCLRAVPDQDQVLENPEKDAAEANFPLPKRRRDFIKKAMRSLKESSHEASQRLQWVAFDKAAFELLLCRFSTLNDNMTGILDQRMQVEIHHTVQDTNRGVLQLHHKISDLSRLVMALNIRLEASSALPTAQLTVAKKQANADGLELISQLAKFKAFNESIESAHKRPLDEATANQLELGKPGEKRLLLDRSMIELDPAADESDQPRCEAVLVKDGVKKKVWVEWKEYDPQRPGDSSPPKAVIVERVAKLAALLNHTPKPEDFRTPHCLGYFDRGSSNGQEDEDEDILNMRLGLVFERPVDSGLDPSSPPVSLHELLETTRKPPVTKRVKLAHAISKCLLYLHAVNWLHKGLRSHNIIFFKTTSGDVDFGKPYLSGFDFSRPARADEMTDIPGPGDDIEYNLYRHPNAQSTNPDERERFKKSFDIYSLGVLLVEIAHWATVDKVLGINLNVARGRPSFALKVRDSLLATDQIAELGACMGELYEGATQKCIAGGEQLGLSEKDDETNDAVAARLSMVLHEKVVKKLGEIQV; this comes from the exons ATGgcccccaaaaaaaagattaTGCACAAGGATGGAGCACTGTGGGATTCACCGTTACACGTCTCCCACTTTCCACTGCATCGGCGAGTGACCGATGAGGAAAGTCAGGCTCGCCGGCAAATGTGCTTGCATCAATCGAGCCTGATTACGTTGTGGGGACACCACCTTGTAGCGGGGAAGGAGCTATGGAATTTAAAACATCGCACACATTTTACGGATAGACGGACAAGAGTAGTTGTTGGTGAGAACCTCGGTCGCATCTCGCAAGCCCAACTCTTCTCGgctcaccagccacagcGGCACCTTTCTGCTAA GTATCTCAATCTGAGGCTTCGCATGGAACAGCAACGTCTATTTGCCTGGAGTGAAGCATCTGGCTTGCTCGACCTGGACGCCAAACGAAGGGATAAAGTCCTCGAGTCCAACACCTTCGTTCTGCATCGCCAGACAGTGCTTGACTTGCTGGTCCAAGTCGAGTGTTTGTTCAAAGAGTTCAAAGAACATCAAGAGAAACGAAAATGTCTGAGGGCTGTTCCTGACCAAGATCAGGTCCTCGAGAACCCTGAAAAAGATGCGGCCGAGGCCAACTTTCCACTGCCCAAGAGACGGCGGGACTTCATCAAGAAAGCCATGCGAAGTCTGAAGGAATCGTCACATGAAGCTTCCCAGAGGTTGCAATGGGTTGCCTTTGACAAGGCCGCttttgagcttctcctctgCAGGTTCTCAACATTGAATGATAACATGACTGGAATCCTCGACCAACGCATGCAGGTCGAGATTCACCATACAGTACAAGACACCAACCGTGGTGTCCTGCAGCTGCACCACAAAATTAGTGATTTGTCTCGGCTTGTCATGGCCCTCAACATCAGGCTTGAAGCCAGCTCAGCTCTCCCTACAGCACAGCTCACCGTGGCGAAGAAACAAGCGAACGCCGACGGGCTCGAACTAATATCGCAGCTTGCCAAGTTCAAAGCCTTTAACGAGTCGATCGAGTCTGCCCACAAAAGGCCATTGGACGAGGCAACGGCCAACCAACTAGAGCTCGGAAAACCGGGCGAGAAacgcctccttctcgatcGTTCCATGATCGAGCTTGACCCAGCAGCCGATGAGTCTGATCAGCCGAGATGTGAGGCTGTCCTTGTCAAAGACGGTGTCAAGAAAAAGGTCTGGGTTGAATGGAAAGAATATGACCCGCAAAGACCGGGGGATTCATCACCCCCGAAAGCCGTGATTGTCGAAAGAGTAGCCAAGCTAGCGGCCCTGCTGAACCATACACCAAAGCCAGAGGACTTTAGAACACCTCATTGCCTCGGTTATTTTGACAGAGGAAGCTCGAACGGGCaagaggacgaagatgaggacaTCTTGAATATGCGCCTGGGGTTGGTCTTTGAAAGACCAGTAGACAGTGGCCTTGacccatcttcacctccgGTGTCGCtccatgagctcctcgaGACAACACGAAAGCCACCTGTCACAAAGCGGGTCAAGCTGGCTCATGCCATCAGTAAATGCCTGCTTTATCTCCATGCTGTCAACTGGCTGCACAAGGGGCTTCGAAGCCACAATATCATTTTCTTCAAAACCACCAGCGGAGACGTCGACTTTGGCAAACCTTACCTGTCAGGATTCGATTTCTCCAGGCCAGCCCGGGCGGACGAAATGACAGATATTCCCGGGCCAGGTGACGACATTGAGTACAACCTCTACAGGCACCCCAACGCACAATCAACAAACCCAGACGAACGTGAGCGTTTCAAAAAGAGTTTTGATATCTACAGTCTCGGCGTCCTCTTGGTTGAGATTGCTCACTGGGCAACCGTCGACAAAGTCCTcggcatcaacctcaacgTCGCCCGCGGCAGGCCATCATTTGCCCTCAAGGTCCGCGATAGCCTGCTCGCCACCGACCAAATCGCGGAGTTGGGCGCTTGCATGGGGGAGCTTTACGAAGGAGCTACCCAGAAATGTATCGCCGGGGGTGAACAACTCGGTCTATCAGAAAAGGACGACGAAACAAACGACGCAGTGGCGGCTCGCCTGTCAATGGTCCTCCACGAAAAGGTAGTCAAGAAGCTAGGTGAGATCCAGGTCTAG
- a CDS encoding hypothetical protein (EggNog:ENOG503NY4J; COG:B) encodes METFSPEAPHSSAASTNGSPAVSSDSPGTATSSSSNAFSATIDGRPSQQHPAPPPSVPAACLACRGKHLKCDGNTPCSRCTSSATECIYVASRRGYKGPRRNAAQNPNKRHASSSPPYSGPTVESCPMMLGHTPVSIPAPSLSAFNPAIVLPEQSPVSYAPTPALNHAGLYRNSFASPLDPNTMAPPNTMALTTSSAIPHVQPPVTTLAERCFDAFYHYFHAAHPFVLPKEYFLRLLKEGNTPGLNVVMAAIRYIGSLFLDAGPAKATYLEEAIRQCYLPTTTKDGFLIQALLLIIIGLDGSCQQEKARELLADCERFAIEIDLNKRQFASLHGHGNPVVEESWRRTWWDLFVCDGMIAGVHRITNFLLFDIQNDVGLPCEEQQYLTGRIPPPAYMEDFDDQLFSGEDREFSSFTYRIAAIRNLGRMMRMPQIMYPGDDTISRIEALLTNWRLHLPESKRDDLNKNCKLDEMMFQAHFITHACTIMLHQPLSQLDSSPVQAVNSCAPHRPVPSGDNFNAHTRHTITAACEISKMVTQAVPIIQHTHFFTCVVTLSSIVHLSKWALYFIEDEEDLRQQIRLNIGALSKLSKVWKAANTAWGQVKGVAQEIYREKKAHQISPAFWVGFTQEQMISSIQADEGIMSEFNSMLTQVTQAP; translated from the exons ATGGAGACCTTCTCGCCGGAAGCCCCACACTCGTCAGCCGCTTCCACTAACGGCTCGCCTGCGGTGTCTAGCGACAGCCCGGGGACggcgacctcctcctcgtcgaaTGCCTTTTCGGCGACCATTGATGGCCGCCCGTCGCAGCAGCACCCGGCGCCGCCTCCTTCGGTCCCCGCAGCATGTCTCGCCTGT CGTGGCAAGCACCTCAAGTGCGATGGGAACACCCCTTGCTCCCGTTGCACAAGCTCCGCTACAGAGTGCATCTATGTTGCTTCTCGTCGTGGATACAAGGGCCCTCGGAGGAATGCTGCCCAGAATCCTAACAAACGCCATGCCTCGTCGTCGCCTCCGTACTCGGGGCCTACTGTTGAGAGCTGCCCGATGATGCTAGGGCACACCCCCGTGTCTATTCctgctccctccctctcagcctTCAACCCGGCCATCGTCTTGCCGGAGCAGTCGCCGGTCTCGTACGCACCTACTCCTGCTCTTAACCACGCCGGTCTCTATCGAAACTCGTTTGCCTCACCCTTGGaccccaacaccatggcCCCTCCCAACACTATGGCCCTGACGACCTCGTCAGCGATCCCCCATGTTCAGCCACCAGTGACCACCCTGGCCGAGAGATGCTTCGATGCCTTCTATCACTACTTCCATGCCGCCCACCCCTTTGTGCTGCCCAAGGAGTACTTCCTTCGGCTGCTCAAGGAGGGCAACACCCCTGGCCTCAACGTGGTTATGGCTGCCATCAGATATATTGGCTCGCTCTTCTTGGATGCCGGTCCAGCCAAGGCCACCTATCTGGAAGAAGCCATCAGGCAGTGCTATCTGCCTACCACTACCAAGGATGGCTTCCTGATCCAAGCCTTGTTGCTGATCATCATTGGGCTGGATGGGAGTTGTCAACAAGAAAAGGCACGGGAGTTGTTAGCGGACTGTGAAAGATTTGCTATTGAGATTGATCTGAACAAGCGCCAGTTTGCATCACTGCACGGCCACGGTAATCCCGTCGTGGAAGAGAGCTGGCGGCGAACATGGTGGGATCTCTTTGTGTGTGACGGCATGATTGCTGGTGTCCATCGCATCACCAACTTTTTGCTCTTTGATATTCAAAACGATGTTGGTCTGCCGTGCGAGGAGCAGCAGTATCTCACAGGG CGcatccccccaccagcaTACATGGAAGACTTTGATGACCAGCTCTTCTCCGGTGAAGACCGAGAGTTTTCGTCTTTCACCTACCGTATTGCTGCCATCAGAAATCTCGGCAGGATGATGCGGATGCCTCAGATTATGTACCCGGGAGACGACACCATCTCCCGGATAGAAGCCCTGCTCACCAACTGGAGGCTCCACCTGCCCGAGTCCAAGAGGGATGATCTGAACAAGAACTGCAAgctggatgagatgatgTTTCAGGCGCATTTTATCACTCATGC TTGCACCATCATGCTTCACCAGCCCCTATCCCAGCTcgactcctcccccgtccaaGCTGTCAACTCGTGCGCCCCTCACCGACCAGTCCCCTCGGGCGACAACTTCAACGCCCACACCCGGCACACCATCACGGCCGCCTGCGAGATCAGCAAGATGGTCACCCAAGCCGTGCCCATCATCCAGCACACGCACTTCTTCACCTGCGTCGTCACCCTCAGCTCCATCGTCCACTTGTCAAAGTGGGCGCTGTACTTTatcgaagacgaggaagaccTCCGGCAGCAGATCAGACTGAACATTGGCGCCCTCAGCAAGCTCAGCAAAGTGTGGAAAGCGGCAAACACGGCTTGGGGTCAGGTGAAGGGTGTGGCACAGGAGATTTacagggagaagaaggcgcaCCAGATCAGCCCGGCGTTCTGGGTTGGTTTCACGCAGGAGCAGATGATTAGCAGCATCCAGGCTGATGAGGGGATCATGAGCGAGTTTAATAGTATGTTGACGCAGGTGACGCAAGCGCCGTGA